The proteins below are encoded in one region of Manis pentadactyla isolate mManPen7 chromosome 2, mManPen7.hap1, whole genome shotgun sequence:
- the EMILIN1 gene encoding EMILIN-1 isoform X4, protein MYRSFLRPRYRTAYKTVTDMEWRCCQGYGGDDCAEGPATGPAPAPPTPRPRPQPARPNLSGSSAGSHLSGLGGEGPGESEKVQQLEEQVQSLTKELQGLRGILQGLSGRLAEDVQKAVETAFNGRQQLADAAARPGVHETLNEIQQQLQLLDNRVSTHDQELGHLNNHHSGGGGGGGGGGALDPAPLPPGHSEEPLRELEQRLQESCSVCLAGLDGFRRQQQDDRERLRALEKLLASVEERQRQLAGQALGRRPPQECCPPELGRRLAELERRLDVVAGSVTVLSGRRATELGGAAGQGGHPPGYTSLASRLSRLEDRFNSTLGPSEEQEEGWPRRPGGLGRWLPAAHGQLEKLEGLLANVSGELSGRLDLLEEQVAGAVQACGQLCSGAPGEQDSQVSEILSALERRVLDSEGQLRLVGSGLHKVEAAGEAQQAALEGLRGVVGQLQGLVDAQDETAAEFTVQLNLTATRLGQLEDLLRARGDEGCGTCGGVQEELGRLRDGVERCSCPLLPPRGPGAGPGAGGPSRGPLDGFSVFGGSSGSALQALQGELSEVILTFSSLNDSLHELQTTVEGQGADLADLGATKDRIISEINRLQQEATEHATESEERFRGLEEGQAQAGQCPSLEGRLGRLEGVCERLDTVAGGLQGLRDGLSRHVAGLWAGLRETNSTSQTQAALLEKLLGGQAGLGRRLGALNSSLLLLEDQLRQLSLREHTGPAGEAGPPGPPGVQGPPGPAGPPGLPGKDGPTGPIGPPGPQGEQGVEGAPAASVPRVAFSAALSLPRSEPGTVPFDRVLLNDGGYYDPETGVFTAPLAGRYLLSAVLTGHRHEKVEAVLSRSNLGVARIDSGGYEPEGLENKPIAESQPSPGALGIFSLILPLQAGDTVCIDLVMGQLAHSEEPLTIFSGALLYGDLELEQV, encoded by the exons AT GTACCGCAGCTTCCTCCGTCCTCGCTACCGCACAGCCTACAAGACAGTGACGGATATGGAGTGGAGGTGCTGTCAGGGCTACGGAGGCGATGACTGTGCTGAGGGTCCTGCCACAGGGCCTGCTCCTGCCCCCCCCACACCACGCCCCCGGCCCCAGCCTGCCCGCCCCAACCTCTCTGGCTCCAGTGCAGGCAGCCACCTGAGTGGACTAGGTGGGGAAG GTCCTGGGGAGTCAGAGAAGGTGCAGCAGCTAGAGGAGCAGGTGCAGAGCCTGACAAAGGAGCTGCAAGGCCTTCGGGGTATCCTGCAGGGACTGAGTGGGCGCCTGGCAGAAGATGTCCAGAAGGCTGTAGAGACAGCCTTTAATGGGAGGCAGCAGCTAGCAGATGCAGCTGCCCGCCCTGGCGTGCACGAAACCCTAAATGAAATCCAGCAGCAGCTGCAGCTCCTGGATAACCGTGTCTCCACCCACGACCAGGAGCTGGGCCATCTTAACAACCAtcacagtggtggtggtggtggtggtggtggcggcggggcaCTGGACCCAGCCCCGCTTCCTCCTGGCCACAGTGAGGAGCCACTGCGGGAGCTGGAGCAGCGGCTGCAGGAGTCCTGCTCTGTGTGCCTGGCAGGGCTGGACGGCTTCCGCCGGCAGCAGCAGGACGACAGAGAGCGGCTTCGAGCACTGGAGAAGCTGCTGGCCTCTGTGGAAGAGCGGCAGAGGCAGCTCGCCGGGCAGGCCTTGGGTCGCAGGCCCCCGCAGGAATGCTGCCCTCCAGAGCTGGGCCGGCGGCTGGCAGAGCTGGAGCGGAGGCTGGATGTAGTGGCCGGCTCAGTGACAGTGCTGAGTGGGAGGCGAGCCACTGAGCTCGGAGGAGCAGCTGGGCAGGGGGGCCATCCCCCAGGCTATACCAGCTTAGCTTCCCGGCTCTCTCGCCTGGAGGACCGATTCAACTCCACCCTGGGTCCCtcggaggagcaggaggagggctGGCCGAGGCGTCCTGGGGGGCTGGGCCGCTGGCTGCCTGCTGCCCATGGCCAGCTAGAGAAGCTGGAGGGACTATTGGCCAATGTGAGTGGGGAGCTGAGTGGGCGGCTGGATCTGCTGGAAGAGCAGGTGGCAGGGGCTGTGCAAGCATGTGGGCAGCTCTGTTCTGGGGCCCCAGGGGAGCAGGACTCCCAGGTCAGTGAGATCCTCAGTGCCTTGGAGCGCAGGGTGCTGGACAGCGAGGGGCAGCTGCGTCTGGTGGGCTCAGGATTGCACAAGGTGGAAGCAGCTGgggaggcacagcaggctgcactGGAAGGACTGCGAGGGGTCGTGGGCCAGCTCCAGGGTCTTGTCGACGCACAGGATGAGACAGCTGCAGAGTTCACGGTGCAGCTCAATCTCACAGCCACTCGGCTGGGCCAGCTGGAGGACCTGCTGCGGGCCCGTGGAGATGAGGGCTGTGGGACCTGTGGTGGTGTCCAAGAGGAACTGGGCCGCCTTCGGGATGGTGTGGAACGCTGTTCCTGCCCACTGTTACCCCCGCggggccctggggctggcccAGGTGCTGGGGGACCAAGCCGTGGGCCTCTCGATGGTTTCAGTGTGTTTGGAGGAAGCTCAGGTTCAGCACTGCAGGCCCTGCAAGGAGAGCTTTCTGAGGTTATTCTCACCTTCAGCTCCCTCAATGACTCACTGCATGAGCTCCAGACCACCGTGGAGGGCCAGGGCGCTGATCTGGCTGACCTGGGAGCCACCAAAGACCGCATCATCTCTGAGATTAACAGGCTGCAGCAGGAGGCCACAGAGCATGCGACAGAGAGTGAGGAGCGCTTCCGAGGCCTGGAAGAGGGACAGGCACAGGCTGGCCAGTGCCCCAGCCTGGAGGGGCGACTGGGCCGCCTTGAGGGAGTCTGTGAGCGATTGGACACGGTGGCTGGGGGACTGCAGGGCCTGCGAGACGGCCTTTCCAGACATGTGGCTGGGCTCTGGGCTGGGCTACGGGAAACCAACAGCACCAGTCAGACACAGGCAGCCCTGCTGGAGAAGCTGCTGGGAGGGCAGGCAGGCCTGGGCAGGCGGCTTGGTGCCCTTAACAGCTCCCTGCTGCTCCTGGAAGATCAGCTTCGCCAGCTCAGTCTGAGGGAACACACTG GGCCTGCAGGCGAGGCTGGGCCCCCAGGGCCTCCTGGGGTGCAGGGACCCCCAGGTCCTGCTGGACCTCCAGGACTGCCAGGCAAGGATGGACCAACGGGGCCCATTGGGCCACCAG GTCCCCAGGGTGAGCAGG GAGTGGAGGGGGCACCAGCAGCCTCTGTACCCCGGGTGGCCTTCTCAGCTGCCTTGAGTTTGCCCAGGTCTGAACCAGGTACAGTGCCCTTCGACAGAGTCCTGCTCAACGATGGGGGCTACTATGATCCAGAAACTG GTGTGTTCACAGCGCCACTGGCCGGGCGCTACTTGCTCAGCGCAGTGCTAACTGGGCACCGCCACGAGAAAGTGGAGGCCGTGCTGTCTCGCTCCAATCTGGGCGTGGCCCGCATAGACTCAGGTGGCTATGAGCCCGAGGGCCTGGAGAATAAGCCCATAGCCGAGAGCCAGCCCAGCCCGGGTGCCCTGGGCATCTTCAGTCTCATCCTGCCGCTGCAGGCCGGGGACACAGTCTGCATTGACCTGGTCATGGGGCAGCTGGCGCACTCGGAGGAGCCGCTCACCATCTTCAGTGGAGCCCTGCTCTATGGGGACTTGGAGCTAGAACAGGTGTAG
- the EMILIN1 gene encoding EMILIN-1 isoform X3 yields MAPSTLWSCYLFCLLTAAVEAASYPPRGYSLYTGGGGALNPGGPQAQSASRPASRHRQGCACRNWCAYVVTRTVSCVLEDGVETFVKPDYQPCGWGQPQCPRSIMYRSFLRPRYRTAYKTVTDMEWRCCQGYGGDDCAEGPATGPAPAPPTPRPRPQPARPNLSGSSAGSHLSGLGGEGPGESEKVQQLEEQVQSLTKELQGLRGILQGLSGRLAEDVQKAVETAFNGRQQLADAAARPGVHETLNEIQQQLQLLDNRVSTHDQELGHLNNHHSGGGGGGGGGGALDPAPLPPGHSEEPLRELEQRLQESCSVCLAGLDGFRRQQQDDRERLRALEKLLASVEERQRQLAGQALGRRPPQECCPPELGRRLAELERRLDVVAGSVTVLSGRRATELGGAAGQGGHPPGYTSLASRLSRLEDRFNSTLGPSEEQEEGWPRRPGGLGRWLPAAHGQLEKLEGLLANVSGELSGRLDLLEEQVAGAVQACGQLCSGAPGEQDSQVSEILSALERRVLDSEGQLRLVGSGLHKVEAAGEAQQAALEGLRGVVGQLQGLVDAQDETAAEFTVQLNLTATRLGQLEDLLRARGDEGCGTCGGVQEELGRLRDGVERCSCPLLPPRGPGAGPGAGGPSRGPLDGFSVFGGSSGSALQALQGELSEVILTFSSLNDSLHELQTTVEGQGADLADLGATKDRIISEINRLQQEATEHATESEERFRGLEEGQAQAGQCPSLEGRLGRLEGVCERLDTVAGGLQGLRDGLSRHVAGLWAGLRETNSTSQTQAALLEKLLGGQAGLGRRLGALNSSLLLLEDQLRQLSLREHTGPAGEAGPPGPPGVQGPPGPAGPPGLPGKDGPTGPIGPPGVEGAPAASVPRVAFSAALSLPRSEPGTVPFDRVLLNDGGYYDPETGVFTAPLAGRYLLSAVLTGHRHEKVEAVLSRSNLGVARIDSGGYEPEGLENKPIAESQPSPGALGIFSLILPLQAGDTVCIDLVMGQLAHSEEPLTIFSGALLYGDLELEQV; encoded by the exons ATGGCCCCCAGCACCCTCTGGAGCTGCTACCTCTTCTGCCTGCTGACCGCGGCTGTGGAAGCAGCTAGCTACCCTCCTCGCGGTTACAGCCTCTACACAGGGGGTGGCGGGGCCCTCAACCCTGGTGGACCCCAGGCCCAGAGTGCCTCCCGGCCCGCCAGCCGCCATAG GCAGGGTTGTGCCTGCAGGAACTGGTGTGCCTACGTGGTGACCCGGACAGTGAGCTGTGTCCTTGAGGATGGAGTGGAGACCTTCGTCAAGCCCGACTACCAGCCCTGTGGCTGGGGCCAGCCCCAGTGTCCCCGCAGCATCAT GTACCGCAGCTTCCTCCGTCCTCGCTACCGCACAGCCTACAAGACAGTGACGGATATGGAGTGGAGGTGCTGTCAGGGCTACGGAGGCGATGACTGTGCTGAGGGTCCTGCCACAGGGCCTGCTCCTGCCCCCCCCACACCACGCCCCCGGCCCCAGCCTGCCCGCCCCAACCTCTCTGGCTCCAGTGCAGGCAGCCACCTGAGTGGACTAGGTGGGGAAG GTCCTGGGGAGTCAGAGAAGGTGCAGCAGCTAGAGGAGCAGGTGCAGAGCCTGACAAAGGAGCTGCAAGGCCTTCGGGGTATCCTGCAGGGACTGAGTGGGCGCCTGGCAGAAGATGTCCAGAAGGCTGTAGAGACAGCCTTTAATGGGAGGCAGCAGCTAGCAGATGCAGCTGCCCGCCCTGGCGTGCACGAAACCCTAAATGAAATCCAGCAGCAGCTGCAGCTCCTGGATAACCGTGTCTCCACCCACGACCAGGAGCTGGGCCATCTTAACAACCAtcacagtggtggtggtggtggtggtggtggcggcggggcaCTGGACCCAGCCCCGCTTCCTCCTGGCCACAGTGAGGAGCCACTGCGGGAGCTGGAGCAGCGGCTGCAGGAGTCCTGCTCTGTGTGCCTGGCAGGGCTGGACGGCTTCCGCCGGCAGCAGCAGGACGACAGAGAGCGGCTTCGAGCACTGGAGAAGCTGCTGGCCTCTGTGGAAGAGCGGCAGAGGCAGCTCGCCGGGCAGGCCTTGGGTCGCAGGCCCCCGCAGGAATGCTGCCCTCCAGAGCTGGGCCGGCGGCTGGCAGAGCTGGAGCGGAGGCTGGATGTAGTGGCCGGCTCAGTGACAGTGCTGAGTGGGAGGCGAGCCACTGAGCTCGGAGGAGCAGCTGGGCAGGGGGGCCATCCCCCAGGCTATACCAGCTTAGCTTCCCGGCTCTCTCGCCTGGAGGACCGATTCAACTCCACCCTGGGTCCCtcggaggagcaggaggagggctGGCCGAGGCGTCCTGGGGGGCTGGGCCGCTGGCTGCCTGCTGCCCATGGCCAGCTAGAGAAGCTGGAGGGACTATTGGCCAATGTGAGTGGGGAGCTGAGTGGGCGGCTGGATCTGCTGGAAGAGCAGGTGGCAGGGGCTGTGCAAGCATGTGGGCAGCTCTGTTCTGGGGCCCCAGGGGAGCAGGACTCCCAGGTCAGTGAGATCCTCAGTGCCTTGGAGCGCAGGGTGCTGGACAGCGAGGGGCAGCTGCGTCTGGTGGGCTCAGGATTGCACAAGGTGGAAGCAGCTGgggaggcacagcaggctgcactGGAAGGACTGCGAGGGGTCGTGGGCCAGCTCCAGGGTCTTGTCGACGCACAGGATGAGACAGCTGCAGAGTTCACGGTGCAGCTCAATCTCACAGCCACTCGGCTGGGCCAGCTGGAGGACCTGCTGCGGGCCCGTGGAGATGAGGGCTGTGGGACCTGTGGTGGTGTCCAAGAGGAACTGGGCCGCCTTCGGGATGGTGTGGAACGCTGTTCCTGCCCACTGTTACCCCCGCggggccctggggctggcccAGGTGCTGGGGGACCAAGCCGTGGGCCTCTCGATGGTTTCAGTGTGTTTGGAGGAAGCTCAGGTTCAGCACTGCAGGCCCTGCAAGGAGAGCTTTCTGAGGTTATTCTCACCTTCAGCTCCCTCAATGACTCACTGCATGAGCTCCAGACCACCGTGGAGGGCCAGGGCGCTGATCTGGCTGACCTGGGAGCCACCAAAGACCGCATCATCTCTGAGATTAACAGGCTGCAGCAGGAGGCCACAGAGCATGCGACAGAGAGTGAGGAGCGCTTCCGAGGCCTGGAAGAGGGACAGGCACAGGCTGGCCAGTGCCCCAGCCTGGAGGGGCGACTGGGCCGCCTTGAGGGAGTCTGTGAGCGATTGGACACGGTGGCTGGGGGACTGCAGGGCCTGCGAGACGGCCTTTCCAGACATGTGGCTGGGCTCTGGGCTGGGCTACGGGAAACCAACAGCACCAGTCAGACACAGGCAGCCCTGCTGGAGAAGCTGCTGGGAGGGCAGGCAGGCCTGGGCAGGCGGCTTGGTGCCCTTAACAGCTCCCTGCTGCTCCTGGAAGATCAGCTTCGCCAGCTCAGTCTGAGGGAACACACTG GGCCTGCAGGCGAGGCTGGGCCCCCAGGGCCTCCTGGGGTGCAGGGACCCCCAGGTCCTGCTGGACCTCCAGGACTGCCAGGCAAGGATGGACCAACGGGGCCCATTGGGCCACCAG GAGTGGAGGGGGCACCAGCAGCCTCTGTACCCCGGGTGGCCTTCTCAGCTGCCTTGAGTTTGCCCAGGTCTGAACCAGGTACAGTGCCCTTCGACAGAGTCCTGCTCAACGATGGGGGCTACTATGATCCAGAAACTG GTGTGTTCACAGCGCCACTGGCCGGGCGCTACTTGCTCAGCGCAGTGCTAACTGGGCACCGCCACGAGAAAGTGGAGGCCGTGCTGTCTCGCTCCAATCTGGGCGTGGCCCGCATAGACTCAGGTGGCTATGAGCCCGAGGGCCTGGAGAATAAGCCCATAGCCGAGAGCCAGCCCAGCCCGGGTGCCCTGGGCATCTTCAGTCTCATCCTGCCGCTGCAGGCCGGGGACACAGTCTGCATTGACCTGGTCATGGGGCAGCTGGCGCACTCGGAGGAGCCGCTCACCATCTTCAGTGGAGCCCTGCTCTATGGGGACTTGGAGCTAGAACAGGTGTAG
- the EMILIN1 gene encoding EMILIN-1 isoform X1, which produces MAPSTLWSCYLFCLLTAAVEAASYPPRGYSLYTGGGGALNPGGPQAQSASRPASRHRQGCACRNWCAYVVTRTVSCVLEDGVETFVKPDYQPCGWGQPQCPRSIMYRSFLRPRYRTAYKTVTDMEWRCCQGYGGDDCAEGPATGPAPAPPTPRPRPQPARPNLSGSSAGSHLSGLGGEGPGESEKVQQLEEQVQSLTKELQGLRGILQGLSGRLAEDVQKAVETAFNGRQQLADAAARPGVHETLNEIQQQLQLLDNRVSTHDQELGHLNNHHSGGGGGGGGGGALDPAPLPPGHSEEPLRELEQRLQESCSVCLAGLDGFRRQQQDDRERLRALEKLLASVEERQRQLAGQALGRRPPQECCPPELGRRLAELERRLDVVAGSVTVLSGRRATELGGAAGQGGHPPGYTSLASRLSRLEDRFNSTLGPSEEQEEGWPRRPGGLGRWLPAAHGQLEKLEGLLANVSGELSGRLDLLEEQVAGAVQACGQLCSGAPGEQDSQVSEILSALERRVLDSEGQLRLVGSGLHKVEAAGEAQQAALEGLRGVVGQLQGLVDAQDETAAEFTVQLNLTATRLGQLEDLLRARGDEGCGTCGGVQEELGRLRDGVERCSCPLLPPRGPGAGPGAGGPSRGPLDGFSVFGGSSGSALQALQGELSEVILTFSSLNDSLHELQTTVEGQGADLADLGATKDRIISEINRLQQEATEHATESEERFRGLEEGQAQAGQCPSLEGRLGRLEGVCERLDTVAGGLQGLRDGLSRHVAGLWAGLRETNSTSQTQAALLEKLLGGQAGLGRRLGALNSSLLLLEDQLRQLSLREHTGPAGEAGPPGPPGVQGPPGPAGPPGLPGKDGPTGPIGPPGPQGEQGVEGAPAASVPRVAFSAALSLPRSEPGTVPFDRVLLNDGGYYDPETGVFTAPLAGRYLLSAVLTGHRHEKVEAVLSRSNLGVARIDSGGYEPEGLENKPIAESQPSPGALGIFSLILPLQAGDTVCIDLVMGQLAHSEEPLTIFSGALLYGDLELEQV; this is translated from the exons ATGGCCCCCAGCACCCTCTGGAGCTGCTACCTCTTCTGCCTGCTGACCGCGGCTGTGGAAGCAGCTAGCTACCCTCCTCGCGGTTACAGCCTCTACACAGGGGGTGGCGGGGCCCTCAACCCTGGTGGACCCCAGGCCCAGAGTGCCTCCCGGCCCGCCAGCCGCCATAG GCAGGGTTGTGCCTGCAGGAACTGGTGTGCCTACGTGGTGACCCGGACAGTGAGCTGTGTCCTTGAGGATGGAGTGGAGACCTTCGTCAAGCCCGACTACCAGCCCTGTGGCTGGGGCCAGCCCCAGTGTCCCCGCAGCATCAT GTACCGCAGCTTCCTCCGTCCTCGCTACCGCACAGCCTACAAGACAGTGACGGATATGGAGTGGAGGTGCTGTCAGGGCTACGGAGGCGATGACTGTGCTGAGGGTCCTGCCACAGGGCCTGCTCCTGCCCCCCCCACACCACGCCCCCGGCCCCAGCCTGCCCGCCCCAACCTCTCTGGCTCCAGTGCAGGCAGCCACCTGAGTGGACTAGGTGGGGAAG GTCCTGGGGAGTCAGAGAAGGTGCAGCAGCTAGAGGAGCAGGTGCAGAGCCTGACAAAGGAGCTGCAAGGCCTTCGGGGTATCCTGCAGGGACTGAGTGGGCGCCTGGCAGAAGATGTCCAGAAGGCTGTAGAGACAGCCTTTAATGGGAGGCAGCAGCTAGCAGATGCAGCTGCCCGCCCTGGCGTGCACGAAACCCTAAATGAAATCCAGCAGCAGCTGCAGCTCCTGGATAACCGTGTCTCCACCCACGACCAGGAGCTGGGCCATCTTAACAACCAtcacagtggtggtggtggtggtggtggtggcggcggggcaCTGGACCCAGCCCCGCTTCCTCCTGGCCACAGTGAGGAGCCACTGCGGGAGCTGGAGCAGCGGCTGCAGGAGTCCTGCTCTGTGTGCCTGGCAGGGCTGGACGGCTTCCGCCGGCAGCAGCAGGACGACAGAGAGCGGCTTCGAGCACTGGAGAAGCTGCTGGCCTCTGTGGAAGAGCGGCAGAGGCAGCTCGCCGGGCAGGCCTTGGGTCGCAGGCCCCCGCAGGAATGCTGCCCTCCAGAGCTGGGCCGGCGGCTGGCAGAGCTGGAGCGGAGGCTGGATGTAGTGGCCGGCTCAGTGACAGTGCTGAGTGGGAGGCGAGCCACTGAGCTCGGAGGAGCAGCTGGGCAGGGGGGCCATCCCCCAGGCTATACCAGCTTAGCTTCCCGGCTCTCTCGCCTGGAGGACCGATTCAACTCCACCCTGGGTCCCtcggaggagcaggaggagggctGGCCGAGGCGTCCTGGGGGGCTGGGCCGCTGGCTGCCTGCTGCCCATGGCCAGCTAGAGAAGCTGGAGGGACTATTGGCCAATGTGAGTGGGGAGCTGAGTGGGCGGCTGGATCTGCTGGAAGAGCAGGTGGCAGGGGCTGTGCAAGCATGTGGGCAGCTCTGTTCTGGGGCCCCAGGGGAGCAGGACTCCCAGGTCAGTGAGATCCTCAGTGCCTTGGAGCGCAGGGTGCTGGACAGCGAGGGGCAGCTGCGTCTGGTGGGCTCAGGATTGCACAAGGTGGAAGCAGCTGgggaggcacagcaggctgcactGGAAGGACTGCGAGGGGTCGTGGGCCAGCTCCAGGGTCTTGTCGACGCACAGGATGAGACAGCTGCAGAGTTCACGGTGCAGCTCAATCTCACAGCCACTCGGCTGGGCCAGCTGGAGGACCTGCTGCGGGCCCGTGGAGATGAGGGCTGTGGGACCTGTGGTGGTGTCCAAGAGGAACTGGGCCGCCTTCGGGATGGTGTGGAACGCTGTTCCTGCCCACTGTTACCCCCGCggggccctggggctggcccAGGTGCTGGGGGACCAAGCCGTGGGCCTCTCGATGGTTTCAGTGTGTTTGGAGGAAGCTCAGGTTCAGCACTGCAGGCCCTGCAAGGAGAGCTTTCTGAGGTTATTCTCACCTTCAGCTCCCTCAATGACTCACTGCATGAGCTCCAGACCACCGTGGAGGGCCAGGGCGCTGATCTGGCTGACCTGGGAGCCACCAAAGACCGCATCATCTCTGAGATTAACAGGCTGCAGCAGGAGGCCACAGAGCATGCGACAGAGAGTGAGGAGCGCTTCCGAGGCCTGGAAGAGGGACAGGCACAGGCTGGCCAGTGCCCCAGCCTGGAGGGGCGACTGGGCCGCCTTGAGGGAGTCTGTGAGCGATTGGACACGGTGGCTGGGGGACTGCAGGGCCTGCGAGACGGCCTTTCCAGACATGTGGCTGGGCTCTGGGCTGGGCTACGGGAAACCAACAGCACCAGTCAGACACAGGCAGCCCTGCTGGAGAAGCTGCTGGGAGGGCAGGCAGGCCTGGGCAGGCGGCTTGGTGCCCTTAACAGCTCCCTGCTGCTCCTGGAAGATCAGCTTCGCCAGCTCAGTCTGAGGGAACACACTG GGCCTGCAGGCGAGGCTGGGCCCCCAGGGCCTCCTGGGGTGCAGGGACCCCCAGGTCCTGCTGGACCTCCAGGACTGCCAGGCAAGGATGGACCAACGGGGCCCATTGGGCCACCAG GTCCCCAGGGTGAGCAGG GAGTGGAGGGGGCACCAGCAGCCTCTGTACCCCGGGTGGCCTTCTCAGCTGCCTTGAGTTTGCCCAGGTCTGAACCAGGTACAGTGCCCTTCGACAGAGTCCTGCTCAACGATGGGGGCTACTATGATCCAGAAACTG GTGTGTTCACAGCGCCACTGGCCGGGCGCTACTTGCTCAGCGCAGTGCTAACTGGGCACCGCCACGAGAAAGTGGAGGCCGTGCTGTCTCGCTCCAATCTGGGCGTGGCCCGCATAGACTCAGGTGGCTATGAGCCCGAGGGCCTGGAGAATAAGCCCATAGCCGAGAGCCAGCCCAGCCCGGGTGCCCTGGGCATCTTCAGTCTCATCCTGCCGCTGCAGGCCGGGGACACAGTCTGCATTGACCTGGTCATGGGGCAGCTGGCGCACTCGGAGGAGCCGCTCACCATCTTCAGTGGAGCCCTGCTCTATGGGGACTTGGAGCTAGAACAGGTGTAG